From the Solanum stenotomum isolate F172 chromosome 4, ASM1918654v1, whole genome shotgun sequence genome, one window contains:
- the LOC125862060 gene encoding protein NRT1/ PTR FAMILY 8.3-like, whose product MCHFPLQIQRKISIDKVKCTVIHQVEAVCMGTQTEEIPLLQDGGIHQNENSGLYTRDGSVDINGNPALRSETGNWRACPFILGNECCERLAFFGIAGNLVTYLTKKLHEGNVPAARNVTTWLGTCCLTPLIGAVMADAYWGRYRTIATFSIIYFMGMCTLTLSASVPAFKPPDCVDSVCPSATPAQYAIFFFGLYLIALGTGGIKPCVSSFGADQFDDTDPKERVTKGSFFNWFYFSINIGGLISSTLIVWIQQNYGWGFGFGIPAVFMGIAIASFFFGTPLYRFQRPGGSPLTRICQVLVAAFHKWTLPVPDDSTLLYETTDKSSVIDGSRKLLHTDELRCLDKAAVVSDTEWKTGDYSNAWKLCTVTQVEELKILIRMFPIWATGIVFYAVYAQMVTMFVEQGTAMDTAIGSFRIPPASISIFDAISVIIWVPIYDRILVPFARRLTGKERGFSKLQRIGIGLFLSVLCMSAAAIVEFKRLQIARDLGLVDEPVAVPLSIFWQIPQYFILGAAEIFTSIGHLEFFYDQSPDAMRSLCSALPLMTNALGHYLSSFILTLVTSITTQGGKPGWIPNNLNSGHLDYFFWLLAALSFCNFVIYVLCAKMYKSKKPS is encoded by the exons ATGTGCCATTTCCCTTTGCAGattcaaagaaaaatttcaATAGATAAAGTGAAGTGTACTGTGATCCATCAAGTTGAAGCTGTGTGTATGGGTACTCAAACAGAAGAAATACCTCTTCTACAAGATGGTGGCATTCATCAG AATGAGAATAGTGGACTCTACACTAGAGATGGTTCTGTTGATATCAATGGTAATCCTGCTTTAAGGAGTGAGACAGGGAATTGGAGAGCTTGCCCCTTTATTCTTG GTAATGAATGTTGTGAACGTTTGGCATTCTTTGGTATTGCTGGTAATCTTGTTACCTATCTTACCAAGAAGTTACATGAGGGAAATGTCCCAGCAGCTAGAAATGTCACAACTTGGCTAGGCACCTGTTGCCTAACGCCCCTTATTGGGGCTGTGATGGCAGATGCATACTGGGGAAGATATCGGACGATTGCTACTTTTTCTATTATCTACTTCATG GGAATGTGCACATTGACACTTTCAGCTTCAGTTCCTGCTTTTAAGCCCCCTGACTGTGTAGATTCTGTGTGCCCTTCAGCAACTCCTGCTCAGTATGCCATATTCTTTTTTGGCCTCTATCTGATTGCTCTTGGAACTGGTGGGATTAAGCCATGTGTTTCTTCATTTGGTGCTGATCAATTTGATGACACAGATCCAAAAGAGAGGGTTACAAAGGGTTCCTTCTTCAATTGgttctatttttctatcaacATTGGAGGTTTGATATCAAGCACTTTGATTGTGTGGATTCAACAAAATTATGGATGGGGCTTTGGGTTTGGCATCCCTGCAGTTTTCATGGGCATTGCCATTGCAAGTTTCTTTTTCGGTACACCACTCTACAGATTTCAAAGGCCTGGGGGAAGTCCTCTCACAAGAATATGCCAGGTTCTGGTTGCAGCATTCCACAAATGGACCTTGCCTGTCCCCGATGATAGTACACTACTTTACGAAACCACAGACAAAAGCTCTGTAATTGACGGAAGCAGAAAGCTACTGCACACTGATGAACTGAG ATGCCTTGACAAAGCTGCTGTAGTTTCAGACACCGAATGGAAAACCGGGGACTATTCCAATGCTTGGAAGCTCTGTACTGTTACGCAGGTTGAGGAACTGAAAATTTTGATTCGCATGTTCCCGATATGGGCAACTGGAATAGTCTTTTATGCTGTTTATGCACAAATGGTTACAATGTTTGTGGAGCAAGGGACGGCGATGGACACTGCCATTGGTTCCTTCAGAATTCCTCCAGCATCTATTTCAATTTTCGATGCCATTAGTGTTATTATATGGGTCCCAATCTATGATAGGATCCTTGTTCCATTTGCAAGGAGGCTTACTGGAAAGGAAAGGGGATTTTCCAAGTTACAGCGAATAGGAATTGGACTTTTCCTTTCTGTGTTGTGCATGTCAGCTGCTGCTATCGTTGAGTTCAAGCGTCTACAAATCGCAAGAGACCTTGGTTTGGTAGATGAACCAGTTGCAGTACCTCTCAGTATCTTTTGGCAGATTCCGCAGTATTTTATACTGGGAGCAGCCGAGATATTTACTTCCATTGGGCACCTTGAGTTCTTCTATGATCAATCACCCGATGCAATGCGTAGCTTGTGCAGTGCATTGCCACTGATGACCAATGCTTTGGGTCATTACTTGAGCTCTTTCATACTCACACTGGTAACATCCATTACAACTCAAGGTGGCAAACCTGGATGGATTCCAAACAACTTGAACAGTGGGCATCTTGATTATTTCTTCTGGCTCTTGGCTGCACTTAGCTTCTGCAACTTTGTAATCTATGTTTTATGTGCCAAAATGTATAAGTCCAAGAAGCCATCCTAA